In a single window of the Pieris rapae chromosome 9, ilPieRapa1.1, whole genome shotgun sequence genome:
- the LOC110999701 gene encoding basic juvenile hormone-suppressible protein 1: protein MRFLVLATLIAAAASSALKDTNYNDFVIGKDTLVNVDIKTKEIYCWKLLNHILQPTVYDDIREVARDFVLEDNFDKFLKDDVVKRFIEVFKMGMLPRGEIFVHTNMLHMDQAIVTFRMLYFAKDFDTFIRTACFLRERINGGMFVYALTCAVFHRHDCRGVVLPAPYEIYPYFFVDSHIINKASMLKMSKAATDPAIFNYYGIKVTDKNLLVIDWRKGVRTTLTKDDRLSYFTEDIDLNTYMYYLHMSYPYWMVKDTYNLQKERRGEISMYAYKQLLARYRLERLTNKMCNIDMIKFDDEHNVGYWPKIRLHTGDEMPVRPNNVKLVNKHNLKERMYVDDIERMIRDGITTGKIEKRDGTVIQLKKAEDFENLARMLLGGLGVVDDDAKVIHVVHLFRRLLSYGTYNFDKYTYIPTALDMYTTCLRDPLFWRVMKRITEHADLFKLYLPRYTRNELDFPGVRVDRVTTDKLVTFMDEYDLDITNALYLDEAEIQKKKSDMTFVARMRRLNHHSFKVTIDVESEKAVDSVVRVFLGPKYDCMGRLLNFNDKRHDMLEIDSFLYKLQTGKNTIVRNSIEMHGVIGDREWTRRYFDNSADTTGAYEKIVDSYWYKTRIGFPHRLLLPRGTVGGVEMQMFVIVTPVRTGMLLPTVDVNVMKDRHACRWTVCFDTMPLGFPFDRKIDMTEFFTSNMKFTDIKIFYKDMTTSNSVKDIDMSDMIMKRDDLTFYDKDMLMKWTYKDVMMMSADKMMRM, encoded by the exons ATGAGGTTCTTGGTGTTGGCGACTCTGATCGCTGCGGCGGCATCATCGGCACTTAAAGATACCAACTACAACGACTTCGTTATCGGCAAAGATACCTTAG taaaCGTCGATATCAAAACTAAAGAAATCTACTGCTGGAAGCTCTTGAACCACATTCTGCAACCTACAGTCTACGATGACATCCGTGAAGTAGCCCGGGACTTTGTACTTGAAGATAACTTCGACAAATTCTTG AAAGACGATGTCGTCAAACGCTTCATTGAAGTATTCAAAATGGGTATGCTCCCGCGTGGCGAGATCTTCGTGCACACCAACATGCTTCACATGGACCAGGCCATCGTCACCTTCCGTATGCTGTATTTCGCTAAGGACTTCGACACATTCATCAGAACAGCTTGCTTCCTTAGAGAACGCATCAACGGTGGTATGTTCGTCTACGCCCTGACATGCGCAGTCTTCCACCGCCACGACTGCCGCGGCGTCGTTCTCCCTGCCCCATATGAAATCTACCCCTACTTCTTCGTAGACAGCCATATCATTAACAAAGCTTCAATGCTGAAAATGTCCAAGGCTGCAACTGACCCAGCTATCTTTAACTACTACGGCATCAAAGTCACTGACAAGAATTTATTAGTGATTGACTGGCGTAAAGGAGTAAGAACAACCCTCACCAAGGATGATCGTTTGTCGTACTTTACTGAGGACATCGACTTAAACACTTACATGTACTACTTGCATATGAGCTACCCCTACTGGATGGTAAAGGATACATACAACCTACAAAAAGAGCGTCGTGGAGAGATCAGCATGTACGCTTACAAGCAGTTGCTGGCCCGTTACAGGCTTGAGCGTTTGACCAACAAGATGTGCAACATTGACATGATTAAATTTGACGATGAACACAACGTAGGCTACTGGCCGAAGATCCGTCTGCATACTGGTGATGAGATGCCAGTTCGTCCCAACAACGTCAAGCTCGTTAACAAGCACAACTTGAAGGAGAGAATGTACGTGGACGACATTGAGAGGATGATCCGTGATGGAATCACAACAGGCAAGATCGAAAAA CGCGATGGTACAGTTATCCAGTTGAAAAAGGCCGAAGACTTTGAGAACCTCGCAAGAATGTTACTGGGCGGTTTGGGTGTTGTTGATGATGACGCCAAGGTCATTCATGTTGTGCACCTCTTCAGAAGGCTTCTGTCTTACGGAACCTACAACTTTGATAA GTACACATACATTCCCACTGCTTTGGACATGTACACCACCTGCCTGCGAGACCCACTTTTCTGGAGAGTAATGAAGCGAATTACAGAGCACGCTGATCTGTTCAAATTGTACTTGCCTAGGTACACAAGAAACGAACTAGATTTCCCTGGCGTCAGAGTAGACCGCGTCACCACAGACAAACTAGTCACCTTTATGGATGAGTATGATCTCGATATAACCAACGCTCTTTACCTTGATGAGGCCGAAATCCAGAAGAAGAAATCCGACATGACATTTGTCGCTCGCATGCGCCGTCTTAATCACCATTCATTCAAGGTAACAATCGATGTCGAATCCGAGAAAGCAGTTGACTCTGTCGTGAGGGTGTTCTTAGGACCCAAATACGACTGTATGGGTCGTCTCCTTAACTTCAACGACAAACGTCACGACATGCTCGAAATTGACAGCTTCCTGTACAAACTTCAGACCGGTAAGAACACTATCGTCCGCAACTCAATAGAAATGCACGGAGTTATCGGAGACAGGGAATGGACCCGCCGCTACTTCGACAACTCAGCCGACACCACAGGAGCGTACGAGAAGATTGTCGACAGCTACTGGTACAAGACACGCATCGGATTCCCACACAGACTTCTCTTACCTCGCGGTACTGTTGGCGGTGTTGAAATGCAGATGTTCGTTATTGTAACTCCAGTACGCACTGGTATGTTATTACCAACCGTGGATGTCAATGTCATGAAGGACCGTCACGCTTGCCGATGGACCGTATGCTTTGACACAATGCCGCTCGGATTCCCCTTCGACAGAAAAATCGATATGACCGAATTCTTCACCTCCAACATGAAGTTCACAGACATTAAGATCTTCTACAAGGACATGACTACATCCAACTCTGTAAAAGATATTGACATGTCCGACATGATCATGAAACGCGACGACCTCACCTTTTACGACAAAGACATGCTCATGAAATGGACTTACAAGGACGTCATGATGATGAGCGCTGACAAGATGATGAGAATGTAA